One window of the Marinilactibacillus sp. Marseille-P9653 genome contains the following:
- a CDS encoding IS3 family transposase: MSLKEQITDIFYQSKERYGYKRITDELNDAGIVINHKKVYRLMKELGLKCIKFTRKTRKYNSYKGTVGKVAKNKLNRRFNTSIPLQKLVTDITEFKCTGDQKLYFNPIVDLYNGEIISYSINKRPVLDLAMEPLKEAIKTIKQKATVRTTIHSDQGWHYQHKKWVNLLKQNKIFQSMSRKATCSDNAVIENFFGIMKQEMYHGEPKVSYEELREQIEEYIEWYNTTRRKKKLAGLSPVEYRTQASQSAA, from the coding sequence TTGTCTTTAAAAGAACAGATTACTGATATATTCTATCAATCCAAAGAGCGTTACGGATATAAGCGAATCACGGACGAATTGAATGACGCTGGAATAGTAATCAACCATAAAAAGGTCTATCGCTTAATGAAGGAGTTAGGGTTGAAATGTATTAAATTCACACGTAAGACTCGAAAATATAACTCTTACAAAGGAACTGTAGGAAAAGTTGCCAAGAACAAGTTAAACCGCCGGTTTAATACGTCAATTCCTTTACAGAAACTAGTGACTGATATCACTGAATTTAAATGTACTGGAGATCAAAAACTTTATTTTAATCCCATAGTAGATTTGTATAATGGTGAAATTATTTCTTACAGTATTAATAAGCGTCCTGTTTTAGATTTAGCAATGGAACCTTTAAAAGAAGCTATTAAAACGATAAAGCAAAAAGCTACTGTTCGCACTACGATTCATTCCGATCAAGGGTGGCACTATCAACATAAAAAATGGGTAAATTTATTAAAACAGAATAAAATCTTCCAGAGCATGTCTCGTAAAGCAACCTGTTCTGATAATGCCGTTATAGAAAACTTTTTTGGGATTATGAAGCAAGAAATGTATCACGGAGAACCTAAAGTAAGCTATGAAGAACTAAGAGAACAGATTGAAGAATATATTGAGTGGTACAATACCACTCGTAGAAAGAAAAAACTGGCTGGCTTAAGTCCAGTAGAATACCGAACTCAAGCCAGCCAGTCGGCTGCATAA
- a CDS encoding ABC transporter permease, which produces MAQNQTINQEKLQQAILSKQRPTPPSPIVSVQIFAMRALLRTKHAPMALMDITAMPILFLLMFTFLFGGAIAGSVQEYLQFILPGILVQTVTQITMYTGLDLNKDIQKGFFDRQRTLPIWGPSSLVGAMTFDALRYTIASMIMILFAMILGFRPEGGLIGVILAVALLLVFSFCLSWIWNVLALVLKSENALMASAMMVIFPLTFLSSAFVDPSTMPRILETFVKINPISMLVDAVRGLMHGYDVSTAIFWTLTASGIMLAIFAPLTMRLYNNKN; this is translated from the coding sequence ATGGCTCAGAATCAGACAATCAATCAAGAAAAGCTACAACAAGCGATTTTGTCAAAACAACGTCCAACACCCCCTAGTCCGATTGTGTCTGTACAAATATTCGCCATGCGTGCATTACTCAGAACGAAACATGCTCCAATGGCACTAATGGACATTACGGCTATGCCAATTTTATTTTTACTGATGTTTACTTTCTTATTTGGTGGTGCTATAGCTGGTTCGGTTCAGGAGTATCTTCAATTTATACTACCCGGTATTTTAGTACAGACTGTGACCCAGATCACTATGTACACCGGACTTGATTTAAATAAAGATATTCAAAAAGGCTTTTTCGACCGTCAAAGAACGCTACCTATTTGGGGACCTTCTTCTCTTGTCGGAGCAATGACTTTCGATGCGCTTAGATATACCATTGCTTCAATGATTATGATTTTGTTTGCTATGATCTTAGGCTTCAGGCCCGAAGGTGGACTGATTGGCGTTATCCTTGCCGTTGCATTACTGTTGGTATTCTCATTTTGCCTTTCATGGATATGGAATGTTTTAGCGCTTGTTTTGAAATCAGAAAATGCTTTGATGGCGAGTGCCATGATGGTTATTTTTCCACTCACTTTCTTGAGTAGCGCTTTTGTTGATCCAAGCACCATGCCTCGTATATTAGAAACTTTTGTTAAAATTAATCCAATCTCCATGCTTGTAGATGCTGTCAGAGGACTGATGCATGGGTATGATGTCTCTACTGCTATCTTTTGGACACTCACTGCATCAGGTATTATGCTCGCCATTTTTGCACCACTGACTATGCGACTTTATAACAACAAAAATTAA
- a CDS encoding helix-turn-helix domain-containing protein, with amino-acid sequence MAKYSQEFKLKLVKEYENGKLGYKSLAKKYGIPDSSPIRKWTNLYKTYGKEGLSPKKSKEVYPVHFKLDVLQFMKRTGSSYQETANSFGIRELSVIANWNQAFNKEGIEGLKPKKKGRPSMSKLPKKTKVNKSQSMSREQELERENELLRLENAYLKKVKAYEENPNGFLAEHKQGWHLSSKKKDID; translated from the coding sequence ATGGCGAAATATAGTCAAGAATTCAAATTAAAACTTGTAAAAGAATACGAAAATGGCAAATTGGGATATAAATCACTAGCTAAAAAGTACGGTATACCAGATTCTTCTCCTATTAGAAAATGGACCAACCTTTATAAAACTTATGGAAAAGAAGGATTAAGCCCAAAGAAATCGAAAGAAGTCTATCCTGTTCATTTCAAATTAGATGTATTACAATTTATGAAACGAACAGGTTCTTCCTACCAAGAAACGGCTAATTCCTTCGGAATCAGAGAACTTTCTGTTATTGCGAATTGGAATCAAGCTTTTAACAAAGAAGGGATAGAAGGCCTGAAACCTAAAAAAAAGGGACGACCTTCTATGTCTAAATTACCTAAAAAAACAAAAGTGAATAAGAGTCAGAGTATGTCTAGAGAACAAGAGCTAGAGCGTGAGAATGAACTTCTTAGGTTAGAGAACGCTTATTTAAAAAAGGTAAAAGCTTACGAGGAGAATCCAAATGGCTTCCTCGCAGAGCACAAACAAGGTTGGCATTTGAGCTCAAAAAAGAAGGATATAGATTGA
- the rnr gene encoding ribonuclease R: MSKEIYEDMEQLKETILNFIETHKENSVEVKAISEGVNSTGSKAFKKMINAIAELEREGRIVLTQEGRFKLKDAEPVMQGVFSGTDKGFGFVPIEEFDDDIFIPPHETNSALNGDLVTIEVTKEAVPWKGKGPVGRVLEVVERATTTLIGEFHAYSDNEVTNSGLFGYVKTQSKKIPSMKMQITDKGIRPVEGSIVQVEISKYPRSNDEDMFGFVVRTIGHKDEPGIEILTIVNKYNIPSEFSDEVIADAEAVPDQIAESDLEGRRDLRDEVIVTIDGADAKDLDDAVVVKKLENGHYHLGVHIADVSHYVKEDSPMDQEAFERGTSVYLTDRVVPMLPQRLSNGICSLHPNVDRLTLSCEMEIDQSGDIVSYEIFPSVIRSFRRMTYTAVNEILTEKDPETLKEHADLVDLFETMGELHHILEKKRVSRGSIDFDTREAKIEVDPEGMPVDILVRERGIGERLIESFMLAANETVSEYYAKQELPILYRIHARPDEAKMQRFLEFVSSFGINVKGTKDSVSPLDLQAVMNEVKGKPEETVVSMLMLRSMQQAKYDVDPIGHYGLAADYYSHFTSPIRRYPDLILHRLIHYYDEVGKDQKARQRWEKKLPEIAEHSSKTERRAVDAERETDELKKTEYMAGKIGEEFEGLVTSVTNFGMFVQLPNTVEGLVHISKMDDDYYEFNERGLILMGRRTGRKFKIGEPVKVKLTAANIEGYQIDFELADIPEDEKRKQSRPTNQSGRNKNQRRGKNSKGNQKSDRNQSSSERRTTKKKRSGKRK, from the coding sequence AGGTCGATTCAAATTGAAAGATGCAGAACCGGTTATGCAAGGTGTGTTTAGTGGTACGGATAAAGGATTTGGATTTGTTCCTATAGAAGAATTTGATGACGATATCTTTATTCCACCTCATGAAACAAACTCAGCACTGAATGGCGATCTAGTCACGATTGAAGTGACAAAAGAGGCTGTTCCTTGGAAGGGTAAAGGACCTGTTGGAAGAGTTCTTGAAGTCGTTGAACGTGCAACAACAACGCTGATAGGTGAATTCCATGCTTACTCGGATAATGAAGTCACAAATAGCGGATTGTTTGGATATGTCAAAACGCAAAGCAAGAAAATTCCAAGCATGAAGATGCAAATCACAGACAAAGGGATTCGTCCTGTAGAAGGTAGTATCGTTCAGGTTGAAATTTCTAAATATCCTCGAAGCAATGATGAGGACATGTTTGGATTTGTTGTTCGTACAATTGGGCACAAAGACGAACCAGGAATTGAAATTCTTACAATCGTCAATAAATATAATATCCCCTCAGAATTTTCGGATGAAGTGATTGCAGACGCAGAGGCTGTACCAGATCAAATTGCTGAATCGGATTTAGAAGGCCGTAGAGACTTGCGAGATGAAGTCATTGTGACCATTGATGGAGCAGATGCAAAAGATTTAGATGATGCAGTTGTGGTCAAAAAGCTCGAGAATGGCCATTACCACTTAGGGGTTCATATCGCGGATGTTTCGCACTATGTGAAAGAAGACAGTCCAATGGATCAGGAAGCCTTCGAGCGTGGGACCAGTGTGTACTTGACTGACCGAGTAGTGCCGATGTTACCGCAACGTCTTTCAAACGGAATCTGTTCACTGCACCCAAATGTTGATCGCTTGACATTGAGTTGTGAAATGGAAATCGATCAGTCTGGTGATATCGTAAGTTATGAAATCTTTCCGAGTGTGATTCGTTCATTCCGTCGAATGACGTATACAGCAGTCAATGAGATCTTAACGGAAAAAGATCCAGAAACATTAAAAGAACATGCTGATTTGGTTGATCTTTTCGAAACGATGGGAGAATTACACCATATCCTTGAGAAGAAAAGAGTTAGTCGTGGATCTATCGACTTTGATACAAGAGAAGCAAAAATTGAAGTTGACCCTGAAGGGATGCCTGTGGATATTCTTGTGCGCGAGCGCGGCATCGGTGAACGTTTGATAGAATCTTTCATGCTAGCAGCGAACGAAACAGTATCTGAATATTACGCAAAACAAGAATTGCCAATTCTTTATAGAATCCACGCTCGTCCTGACGAAGCAAAAATGCAGAGATTCTTGGAATTTGTTTCAAGTTTTGGAATCAATGTAAAAGGGACAAAAGATAGTGTTTCTCCACTTGACTTGCAAGCTGTGATGAATGAAGTTAAAGGGAAACCAGAAGAAACGGTTGTCAGTATGCTGATGCTGAGATCGATGCAGCAAGCGAAATATGACGTGGATCCTATCGGACACTACGGACTAGCAGCTGATTATTATTCTCACTTCACGTCTCCAATCAGACGTTATCCTGATTTGATTCTTCATCGATTGATTCATTACTATGATGAAGTCGGAAAAGATCAGAAGGCTCGTCAACGCTGGGAGAAGAAATTACCAGAAATAGCAGAGCACAGTTCTAAAACCGAACGTCGTGCAGTAGATGCTGAACGTGAAACAGACGAACTGAAGAAAACAGAATACATGGCTGGGAAAATTGGAGAAGAATTCGAAGGACTCGTTACATCTGTTACGAACTTCGGAATGTTTGTTCAGTTACCGAATACAGTTGAAGGGCTTGTACACATCTCTAAAATGGATGATGATTACTATGAATTCAACGAACGTGGATTGATTCTGATGGGCCGTAGAACAGGTAGGAAATTCAAGATTGGGGAACCAGTCAAAGTTAAACTGACTGCAGCGAATATTGAAGGCTACCAGATCGACTTTGAGTTAGCAGATATCCCTGAAGATGAAAAACGAAAACAATCTAGACCCACAAATCAATCAGGCCGAAATAAGAATCAAAGACGTGGTAAAAACTCAAAAGGGAATCAAAAATCTGATCGAAATCAATCGTCTTCTGAAAGAAGAACGACCAAGAAGAAACGATCAGGAAAACGTAAGTAG
- the smpB gene encoding SsrA-binding protein SmpB, whose product MPKGEGKLIAQNKKARFEYSILDTVEAGIVLNGTEIKSIRAGRINLKDGYAGIRNGEMWLYNVHIAPFDKGNQFNHDPVRTRKLLMKKKQIDKFVGETKQGGVTIVPLKVYIRNGYAKVLIGLAKGKKQYDKRESLKQKDQKRQVDRAMKDYR is encoded by the coding sequence GTGCCTAAAGGTGAAGGTAAGCTGATTGCTCAAAATAAGAAAGCAAGATTTGAATATAGTATTTTAGATACTGTTGAAGCAGGGATCGTCTTGAACGGAACGGAAATCAAGTCGATTCGTGCCGGCAGAATTAACCTTAAGGATGGTTATGCTGGAATTCGTAATGGAGAAATGTGGTTATATAATGTCCATATCGCGCCATTCGATAAAGGAAACCAGTTTAATCATGATCCTGTGAGAACTAGAAAACTATTGATGAAGAAAAAACAAATCGATAAATTTGTTGGAGAAACCAAACAAGGCGGAGTAACGATTGTACCGCTGAAGGTATATATTCGAAATGGATATGCCAAAGTACTGATTGGTCTCGCAAAAGGTAAAAAACAATACGATAAACGTGAATCACTCAAGCAAAAAGATCAGAAGCGTCAAGTTGATCGTGCAATGAAAGATTATCGTTAA